The Chryseolinea soli genome contains a region encoding:
- the pyrF gene encoding orotidine-5'-phosphate decarboxylase encodes MDREALFQQIKKKNSYLCIGLDTDLEKIPQHLRSTADPIFEFNKQIIDATHEYCVAYKPNIAFYEALGPKGWESLQKTMDYIPKGLFTIADAKRGDIGNTSALYARTFFEYFNFDSVTVAPYMGEDSVKPFLYKDKWVILLAHTSNPGSSDFQLIESVVTGRKLYEEVLLKSQRWATPDQLMYVVGATQAEKMESIRAQAPEHFFLVPGIGAQGGDLKMVSQYGMNAQCGLLVNSARAIIYASNGQDFAQRARQEAVNVRDEMARHLQDYYK; translated from the coding sequence ATGGATCGCGAAGCCCTATTCCAGCAAATCAAAAAGAAAAACTCCTATCTCTGCATTGGCCTCGACACGGACCTCGAGAAAATTCCCCAACATTTGCGCTCCACTGCCGATCCGATATTTGAATTCAACAAACAGATCATCGACGCCACGCACGAATACTGCGTGGCCTACAAACCTAACATCGCCTTCTACGAAGCGCTGGGCCCCAAGGGGTGGGAGAGTCTTCAGAAAACGATGGACTATATCCCGAAAGGCCTCTTCACCATCGCCGATGCCAAACGCGGTGATATCGGCAACACCTCGGCGCTATACGCCCGGACTTTTTTTGAGTACTTCAACTTTGATTCCGTGACCGTGGCCCCCTACATGGGAGAAGACTCCGTGAAGCCGTTCTTGTACAAAGACAAGTGGGTGATCCTGCTGGCCCACACCTCCAACCCTGGGAGCTCCGATTTTCAGCTGATCGAATCCGTCGTGACCGGCCGCAAATTGTATGAAGAAGTATTGCTGAAATCGCAGCGATGGGCCACACCCGACCAGCTCATGTATGTGGTGGGCGCCACGCAAGCCGAAAAAATGGAAAGCATCCGCGCCCAGGCGCCGGAACATTTCTTTTTGGTGCCGGGCATCGGCGCGCAGGGCGGCGATCTGAAAATGGTGTCGCAATATGGTATGAACGCCCAATGCGGACTGCTGGTGAATTCTGCCCGCGCCATCATCTATGCCTCCAATGGTCAGGATTTTGCACAACGTGCCCGTCAGGAGGCTGTCAACGTGAGAGACGAAATGGCGCGACACTTGCAGGACTACTACAAATAA
- a CDS encoding LysM peptidoglycan-binding domain-containing protein, whose product MRILFALFFATCFTVAAQTPQVPHKMEFAGMTLTIRDDARREIQKDVDALTASPRHHNIKVERAKTYFPLIQKVFEEENVPDDFKYLVLQESALIADAVSVSNAVGFWQFKEYTALEMGLRVDKEIDERLNIVSSSRAAARYIKKNNFFFNNWVYALQAYQMGAGGVMKTVDKGESGAKSMEINSSTYWYVKKFLAHKVAFENAVKGEGETKVVPYENRSKKSLSDLAREVSVNETELVQYNKWVKKGTIPEDRQYIVLIPMKGDGKPFKLPETAAGTVASAQAGAAPVAAGAAIASKATRIKINGINAVKAVAGENVTQLATRAGVTASELAKWNDITITTALVPDRYYLLGKKRARGTEAYHKVLVGEDLWAVSQQYGVQMKKLRRYNRLSSTEAPLTAGTTLWLASMKPKDADKMTPPAEVVQVDNGQTFSWGASGETEPTVSVKPAAATVPPATAPSATGTTSSSTPSTTPATGPAIAQVSTATVPVEKAPEPKDSVQNIQPNAPAAMAPDTATQQTIEVVVPENKGEHIVKQGETLYAIAKQYNVAVMDLVNWNKLNLQEGIKPGQVIKLVDSQPVEVETPVATPVKEIEHEVKSTDTLYSIARKYNVTIKELMEWNNKKDFTLSIGERLKIKSR is encoded by the coding sequence ATGAGAATACTATTCGCGCTATTTTTTGCGACCTGTTTTACAGTCGCCGCGCAAACACCACAAGTTCCGCATAAGATGGAATTCGCCGGCATGACGCTCACGATCCGTGACGATGCCCGACGCGAGATCCAAAAGGACGTGGATGCGCTTACCGCTTCACCCCGCCATCATAACATCAAGGTGGAACGGGCCAAGACCTACTTCCCGCTGATCCAAAAGGTGTTCGAAGAGGAGAACGTGCCCGACGATTTCAAATATCTCGTACTGCAGGAAAGCGCGCTCATTGCCGATGCCGTGTCGGTGTCCAATGCTGTGGGCTTCTGGCAATTCAAAGAGTACACCGCCCTGGAAATGGGTTTGCGTGTGGACAAGGAGATCGACGAGCGGCTCAACATCGTCTCATCCTCGCGCGCCGCGGCGCGCTATATCAAGAAGAACAACTTCTTTTTTAACAACTGGGTCTACGCCCTGCAAGCCTACCAGATGGGTGCAGGAGGTGTGATGAAGACCGTGGATAAAGGAGAAAGTGGTGCCAAGAGCATGGAGATCAACAGCAGCACCTACTGGTATGTAAAGAAATTCCTCGCGCACAAAGTAGCTTTTGAAAATGCCGTGAAAGGCGAAGGCGAAACGAAAGTGGTGCCCTATGAGAACCGGAGCAAGAAAAGCCTGAGCGACCTGGCCCGCGAAGTTTCCGTGAACGAGACCGAACTGGTGCAGTATAACAAATGGGTGAAGAAAGGCACCATTCCGGAAGACCGTCAATACATCGTGCTCATTCCCATGAAAGGCGACGGCAAGCCCTTTAAGCTTCCGGAAACAGCTGCCGGCACGGTGGCTTCCGCACAAGCCGGGGCGGCCCCGGTTGCGGCCGGAGCAGCCATCGCCAGCAAGGCCACGCGCATCAAGATCAACGGCATCAACGCGGTGAAGGCCGTGGCCGGCGAGAACGTGACCCAATTGGCCACGCGCGCGGGAGTGACTGCGAGTGAGCTTGCAAAATGGAACGACATCACGATCACCACGGCCCTGGTGCCGGATCGCTATTATTTGTTGGGCAAGAAACGCGCCCGCGGAACCGAAGCCTACCACAAAGTGCTGGTGGGCGAAGACCTCTGGGCTGTGAGCCAGCAGTACGGTGTGCAGATGAAAAAGCTGCGCCGCTACAACCGGCTGTCGTCGACCGAAGCGCCGTTGACGGCGGGCACCACGCTCTGGCTGGCGTCTATGAAGCCAAAAGATGCTGATAAGATGACGCCGCCGGCCGAAGTGGTACAAGTAGACAATGGCCAGACATTTTCGTGGGGTGCTTCCGGAGAGACGGAACCAACGGTATCGGTAAAGCCCGCGGCGGCCACGGTGCCCCCTGCAACTGCCCCGTCAGCCACAGGAACAACATCGTCGTCGACTCCTTCCACAACGCCTGCGACAGGCCCTGCCATCGCCCAGGTGTCAACCGCCACCGTTCCGGTAGAGAAAGCCCCGGAACCGAAGGATTCAGTTCAAAACATACAGCCAAACGCCCCGGCTGCCATGGCTCCTGATACAGCAACACAACAAACTATCGAAGTTGTCGTTCCCGAAAACAAAGGAGAACACATCGTCAAGCAGGGCGAAACCCTGTATGCCATCGCCAAACAGTATAACGTGGCCGTAATGGACCTGGTAAACTGGAACAAGCTGAACCTGCAGGAAGGCATAAAACCGGGTCAGGTGATCAAGTTGGTTGATAGTCAGCCGGTTGAGGTCGAGACGCCCGTCGCGACCCCAGTCAAGGAGATCGAACACGAGGTAAAATCCACCGATACGCTCTACAGCATCGCCAGAAAATATAACGTAACGATCAAGGAACTGATGGAATGGAACAATAAAAAGGACTTTACCTTGTCCATTGGCGAGCGGCTGAAAATCAAGAGTAGGTAA
- a CDS encoding DUF2851 family protein — MTESFLHYLWQFQYFDKTELRTTQGDALQIFHPGQKNTHAGPDFFNARLKIGATEWVGNVEIHIQAGSWMEHHHHADPAYENVVLHVVWSNDKPVIRSDGSPLPALELKHRVDHKLLTDFRQLLQTPGTIPCAPQLAGVHDLVKISMLDRALMHRLEAKTAVITDLLKRNRNDWEETCYQWLARNFGFKVNVDPFQQLARALPLRLLRKHRDHLLQIEALLFGQAGFLEADETDDYFSKLKREYDLLCHKYQLWGKQMQKAQWKFMRLRPANFPTLRIAQCASLIHHRPKLFSSLMEAETAKQLAELFSVSQSDYWQRHYQFFKASKEAVANIGVASVGNIIINTVAPLLVAYGKSKDENLYVDRAVAILQQVHAEANQIIQQWKNVGMACKTAFDSQALVELYNNFCLKRRCLECSIGASLVKPGRPA, encoded by the coding sequence GTGACCGAATCATTTTTACACTACCTGTGGCAGTTTCAGTATTTTGATAAGACAGAACTGCGCACCACGCAAGGCGACGCCTTGCAGATCTTTCACCCCGGCCAAAAAAATACACATGCAGGTCCGGACTTCTTCAACGCCCGGCTGAAGATCGGCGCCACCGAGTGGGTGGGCAATGTGGAGATCCACATCCAGGCCGGCAGTTGGATGGAGCATCATCACCACGCGGATCCCGCCTACGAAAACGTGGTGCTGCACGTGGTGTGGAGCAACGACAAGCCCGTGATCCGCAGCGACGGCTCGCCACTGCCTGCGCTGGAACTAAAACATCGCGTGGATCACAAGTTGTTGACCGATTTCAGGCAGCTGCTCCAAACGCCGGGCACGATTCCCTGCGCACCGCAGTTGGCGGGCGTACACGACCTGGTGAAGATCTCCATGCTGGACCGTGCACTCATGCACCGCCTGGAAGCCAAGACCGCCGTAATCACCGATCTGCTGAAGCGCAACCGCAACGATTGGGAAGAGACCTGCTATCAATGGCTCGCGCGCAATTTTGGGTTTAAAGTGAACGTGGATCCTTTTCAGCAACTGGCCCGGGCGTTGCCCCTTCGCTTGCTGCGGAAACACCGCGACCATCTCCTCCAGATCGAAGCCCTGCTGTTTGGACAAGCCGGATTTCTGGAGGCCGACGAAACCGACGACTACTTTTCAAAATTGAAACGCGAATACGATTTGCTGTGTCACAAATACCAATTGTGGGGTAAGCAGATGCAAAAGGCCCAATGGAAATTCATGCGCCTGAGGCCCGCGAATTTTCCGACGCTGCGAATCGCCCAATGTGCTTCCCTCATTCATCACCGGCCCAAACTTTTCTCCAGTCTCATGGAAGCGGAGACGGCGAAACAATTGGCAGAACTTTTTTCGGTGTCGCAATCGGACTACTGGCAACGTCACTATCAGTTTTTCAAGGCCTCCAAGGAAGCGGTGGCCAACATCGGTGTGGCGAGTGTGGGCAACATCATCATCAACACCGTGGCGCCGCTGCTGGTGGCCTATGGAAAATCGAAAGATGAAAACCTGTATGTTGACCGGGCAGTCGCTATCTTGCAGCAGGTTCACGCAGAGGCTAACCAGATCATCCAACAGTGGAAGAACGTAGGAATGGCGTGCAAGACAGCGTTCGATTCGCAGGCCCTGGTGGAGCTCTACAACAACTTCTGCCTGAAGCGGCGGTGTTTGGAGTGCAGCATCGGGGCGTCGCTGGTGAAACCGGGACGGCCGGCGTGA
- a CDS encoding DUF3078 domain-containing protein, with protein MKKTHTLLSVLVALFLLIIAPGLQAQVVKPDSLTHWKRKLLFNINLNQASFSSNWKAGGTNSIGLNARFNYKLTYKHGRNGWENEIDLLYGFVNNAGQGYRKTVDRIFIDTKYGYELSKNWGLFSSLNFISQFAPGYKYEKDANGVEQSILISDFLAPGYITSAWGLEYHPVDYFKVRISPFAPRVTIVRNSERFIPSVDPVKPYGVTPPDQTRFEWLAFQLMAEFNKDIAKNMNLQWRYIMFANYETLALKTIDHRLELLLNAKVNRFIQVGLGGILLYDYDQDSGAQISQAFNLGFAYTFQNYEEPK; from the coding sequence ATGAAAAAGACCCATACCCTCCTTTCTGTCCTTGTTGCTTTATTCTTACTGATCATCGCCCCGGGTTTGCAGGCTCAAGTTGTGAAGCCTGATTCGCTCACACACTGGAAGCGGAAGCTGTTGTTCAATATCAACCTAAACCAAGCTTCATTTTCATCTAACTGGAAGGCTGGGGGTACGAACTCCATCGGTTTGAACGCCCGGTTCAACTATAAGCTTACCTACAAACACGGCCGGAACGGCTGGGAGAATGAGATCGATCTGCTCTACGGTTTTGTGAACAACGCGGGGCAGGGTTATCGCAAAACGGTGGACCGCATTTTTATCGACACCAAGTATGGTTACGAACTCAGCAAGAACTGGGGTTTGTTCTCTTCGCTCAACTTTATCTCGCAGTTTGCCCCAGGATACAAATATGAGAAGGACGCCAATGGCGTAGAGCAAAGTATTTTGATCTCCGATTTTCTGGCCCCCGGCTACATTACTTCAGCCTGGGGCTTGGAGTATCACCCGGTGGATTATTTTAAAGTGCGCATTTCACCGTTTGCCCCCAGGGTGACCATTGTGCGCAACTCCGAACGGTTTATTCCTTCCGTAGATCCCGTAAAACCCTATGGCGTAACGCCGCCCGACCAAACCCGTTTTGAATGGTTGGCGTTCCAGTTAATGGCCGAGTTCAATAAAGACATCGCCAAGAACATGAACCTGCAATGGCGCTACATCATGTTCGCCAACTACGAGACCCTGGCCTTGAAAACCATCGACCACCGCCTGGAGCTGTTGCTGAATGCAAAAGTGAATCGGTTCATCCAGGTTGGTTTAGGAGGGATACTGCTCTACGATTACGACCAGGATTCTGGCGCGCAGATCAGCCAGGCGTTCAACCTGGGCTTTGCCTACACCTTCCAGAACTACGAGGAACCGAAATAA
- a CDS encoding response regulator — protein sequence MQTDTKAIDLVMLVDDNDTDNFISKRIIEITKFAKRVEVKGSGKTALDYLRENQTNAENLPSLIFLDINMPIVDGFVFLYEFEKFNEVVRNKCKVIILSSSDNKRDIDKIVNNNHVIKFITKPLTEVALDEIKLNNI from the coding sequence ATGCAAACTGATACAAAAGCCATTGACTTAGTAATGCTCGTTGATGATAATGACACTGATAACTTTATCAGTAAGCGTATCATTGAGATTACCAAGTTTGCCAAGCGCGTGGAAGTAAAAGGTTCCGGCAAGACCGCGTTGGATTACCTACGCGAGAACCAGACCAATGCCGAAAATCTACCCAGCCTGATTTTCCTGGACATCAATATGCCCATCGTGGATGGCTTCGTATTTCTCTACGAGTTTGAGAAGTTCAACGAAGTGGTGAGAAACAAGTGCAAGGTCATCATCCTCTCCAGCTCCGACAACAAACGCGACATCGACAAGATTGTGAACAACAATCACGTGATCAAGTTCATCACCAAGCCGCTCACCGAAGTGGCCCTCGACGAGATCAAGCTAAACAATATCTGA
- a CDS encoding O-methyltransferase — protein sequence MEFIDENIQRYAEEHTTPESALLKRINRETHAQVLRPRMLSGHMQGRFLSLVSHMIQPKRILEIGTYTGYSALCMAEGLHADGKIITIDINEELETRVRAYFSESGMNAKIDYRVGDARAIIPTLNETFDLVFIDADKENYARYFDLVFDKVRIGGFLLADNVLWSGKVLQGNVDKDTKAIIDFNAKIQNDPRVENALLPLRDGILTIRKVSL from the coding sequence ATGGAATTTATAGACGAGAACATCCAGCGCTATGCCGAAGAACACACCACGCCGGAAAGCGCGTTGCTGAAACGCATCAACCGTGAAACGCATGCCCAGGTGCTGCGGCCCCGCATGCTGTCGGGGCACATGCAGGGACGCTTCTTGTCCCTGGTCAGTCATATGATCCAACCCAAGCGCATCCTGGAGATCGGCACTTACACCGGCTACTCTGCGCTGTGCATGGCCGAAGGACTACACGCCGACGGCAAGATCATTACCATAGACATCAACGAAGAGCTGGAGACCCGTGTGCGGGCCTATTTCAGCGAATCGGGCATGAACGCCAAGATCGACTACCGCGTGGGCGATGCGCGCGCGATAATTCCAACGCTGAACGAAACGTTCGACCTGGTGTTTATCGATGCCGATAAAGAGAACTACGCCCGCTATTTCGACCTGGTGTTCGACAAAGTGCGCATAGGCGGTTTCCTGTTGGCCGACAACGTGCTGTGGAGCGGCAAGGTGTTGCAAGGCAACGTGGACAAGGACACGAAGGCGATCATCGACTTCAACGCGAAAATTCAGAACGATCCGCGCGTTGAAAACGCACTTCTTCCGTTAAGAGATGGGATTTTGACAATAAGAAAAGTATCTTTGTAG
- a CDS encoding nucleoside phosphorylase, whose protein sequence is MPISETDLILNKDGSVYHLNLLPKHISDTIITVGDPSRVYRVSQYFDDVEFEMNKREFITHVGKYKGKRVTVISTGIGTDNIEIFFNELDALVNIDLKTREPKPRRKRMRIIRIGTSGALQDDIPLGAHLATEYAVGFDNLMSFYNLENDGFEESIARDIQKKLALPFSPYVVKGAPALKQHIAADMITGNTITSPGFYAPQGRSLRIPIKYPKLLEDLTRYHNKSNDFWLTNFEMETAGYYALARLLGHDVLSVNAIIANRVKNKFSKDPNKVIDALIKKVLERI, encoded by the coding sequence ATGCCCATCTCCGAAACAGATCTCATCTTAAATAAGGATGGTAGTGTCTACCACCTCAACCTGTTGCCCAAACACATCAGCGACACCATCATCACCGTGGGCGATCCCAGCCGCGTGTACCGCGTGAGTCAATATTTCGACGATGTTGAATTTGAGATGAACAAACGCGAGTTCATCACGCACGTGGGCAAATACAAAGGCAAGCGCGTCACCGTCATCAGCACGGGCATCGGCACCGACAACATCGAGATCTTTTTCAACGAACTGGATGCGCTGGTGAACATCGACCTCAAAACACGCGAACCCAAACCGCGCCGCAAGCGCATGAGGATCATCCGCATCGGCACATCGGGCGCCCTGCAAGACGATATTCCCCTCGGTGCACACCTGGCCACCGAATATGCGGTCGGGTTCGACAACCTCATGAGCTTCTACAACCTGGAGAACGACGGATTTGAAGAAAGCATCGCCCGCGACATCCAGAAAAAACTAGCGCTCCCATTTTCGCCTTATGTAGTGAAAGGAGCGCCCGCGCTAAAACAACATATCGCCGCCGACATGATCACCGGCAACACGATTACCTCACCAGGCTTCTATGCGCCACAGGGGAGATCGCTGCGCATCCCCATCAAGTATCCCAAACTGCTGGAAGACCTGACGCGCTATCACAATAAGAGCAACGATTTTTGGCTGACGAATTTTGAAATGGAAACGGCCGGATATTATGCGTTGGCGCGGCTGCTGGGACACGATGTGCTGAGCGTGAACGCCATCATCGCCAACCGGGTGAAAAACAAATTCTCAAAGGATCCGAACAAGGTGATCGACGCGTTGATCAAGAAAGTGCTGGAGAGAATTTAG
- a CDS encoding NeuD/PglB/VioB family sugar acetyltransferase — translation MENPVIILGANPLGRQAKEILESNGNVVYGFLDDNKQLHNTEIDNIVVLGSTDDDGFLKLIGKKCEAFVAADENKLRKNLVAMLQEVRHVQPINVVPKAAVLPQSLEMGHGNFIDNGAIFGAGAVIGHHNIINAGAIVGMEVKIGNFVQVGSGTVINPGTVVEDEAFIGSGVTIVGGITIGKGARVGAGSVVVAPVKAGETVFGNPAQKIKA, via the coding sequence ATGGAAAATCCCGTCATCATCCTTGGTGCAAATCCCTTAGGGCGCCAAGCGAAAGAGATCCTCGAAAGCAATGGCAATGTGGTTTATGGTTTCCTGGACGACAACAAACAACTGCACAATACGGAGATCGACAACATTGTCGTGCTGGGCAGCACCGACGACGACGGTTTCCTGAAACTGATCGGAAAAAAATGTGAGGCCTTCGTGGCCGCGGACGAAAACAAGCTGCGCAAGAACCTGGTGGCTATGCTGCAGGAAGTGCGCCATGTGCAGCCTATCAACGTAGTGCCCAAAGCGGCCGTGTTGCCACAGTCGCTGGAGATGGGGCATGGAAATTTCATTGATAACGGCGCGATCTTTGGCGCCGGCGCCGTGATCGGGCACCACAACATCATCAACGCGGGGGCTATTGTGGGCATGGAAGTGAAGATCGGCAATTTTGTGCAGGTAGGTTCAGGTACTGTGATTAATCCAGGGACGGTCGTGGAGGATGAAGCGTTTATCGGCTCGGGAGTGACTATTGTGGGCGGCATCACGATCGGCAAGGGCGCACGGGTAGGCGCAGGGTCGGTGGTTGTGGCACCCGTGAAGGCCGGTGAAACAGTCTTTGGCAATCCCGCCCAAAAAATAAAGGCGTGA
- a CDS encoding LolA family protein: MKNLIFAGFCLLLTVNVFAQYDPKALEILEAMSKKYKSIPAFEANFSYVLTNDVEKVNEEFKGKLTVKGDKFRMVLPEQEVINNGATIWTYLPEAKEVNIDNYDKNSDDVNPSKIYEIYKKGFKYLYLQDKTEGGVLCEEIDLVPEKKDAQYFKVKMFINKKDKNIQSWTMFDKGGNKYKYTITKFVPNAKVEDNLFTFDPKKYPGVEVIDLR, encoded by the coding sequence ATGAAAAATTTGATTTTTGCAGGCTTTTGCCTCCTTTTGACCGTAAATGTCTTCGCCCAGTACGACCCCAAAGCGCTGGAAATCCTGGAGGCCATGAGTAAAAAATACAAGTCCATCCCCGCCTTTGAAGCCAACTTCTCGTACGTGCTCACCAACGACGTGGAAAAAGTGAACGAAGAATTCAAAGGCAAGCTCACCGTGAAAGGCGACAAATTCCGCATGGTATTGCCCGAACAGGAAGTGATCAACAACGGCGCAACCATCTGGACCTATTTGCCCGAAGCCAAAGAAGTGAACATCGACAACTACGACAAGAATTCAGACGATGTGAACCCCTCCAAAATTTACGAGATCTACAAAAAGGGCTTTAAATACCTCTACCTCCAGGACAAAACCGAAGGCGGTGTGCTTTGCGAAGAGATCGACCTGGTGCCCGAGAAAAAAGATGCTCAGTATTTCAAGGTAAAAATGTTCATCAACAAAAAAGACAAGAACATTCAAAGCTGGACCATGTTCGACAAAGGGGGCAACAAATACAAATACACCATCACCAAATTCGTTCCCAACGCCAAAGTGGAAGACAACCTCTTCACCTTCGACCCCAAAAAATACCCCGGCGTGGAAGTGATCGATCTTCGATAA
- a CDS encoding M16 family metallopeptidase, with protein MRNCTIFTLSNGMRVVHQYIPTTAIVHCGIFVGIGSRDEQIANQGIAHFWEHMAFKGTRKRTSLDIIKSLDSIGGELNAFTDKEKIVFYASVRKEYFERALDVLTDITFHSTFPEKELEKERGVILEEMAMYFDSPDDSLQDELEALIFKDHPMGMNILGNEQTVRAFRKKDFVSFFADHADSRKIVFSCIGNITLEEVEQLVKKYLEPKPRLKASATRKKFTKYKQGENNLKRGVKQTRCALGRTAYPLLNEKRIPLYLMTNILGGPGMNSRLNLSVREKHGLVYSIDAQYLAYADTGMFAIYFGTEPKQAKKCLTLVRREMDKLCDKKLSARELASAKEQIKGQLAMSEENNLGLMIMMGRAVIDLDRVPPLQETFDKIEAVDALTLQTVAQETFDPRHLSYLTMEPDLK; from the coding sequence ATGAGAAACTGCACCATCTTTACATTGTCCAACGGCATGCGCGTTGTACACCAATATATTCCGACCACGGCCATTGTGCATTGTGGTATTTTCGTGGGCATTGGCAGCCGCGATGAACAGATCGCCAACCAGGGCATCGCTCACTTCTGGGAACACATGGCCTTTAAAGGCACCCGCAAACGCACTTCACTCGACATCATCAAAAGCCTCGACTCCATCGGAGGTGAATTGAATGCGTTTACCGACAAGGAAAAGATCGTTTTCTATGCTTCGGTGCGCAAAGAATACTTTGAGCGCGCACTCGATGTGCTGACCGACATCACCTTCCACTCGACCTTCCCCGAAAAGGAACTTGAAAAAGAACGCGGTGTGATCCTCGAAGAGATGGCCATGTATTTCGACAGCCCCGACGATTCGCTCCAGGACGAATTGGAAGCGCTCATCTTCAAGGATCATCCCATGGGGATGAATATCCTGGGCAATGAACAGACCGTGCGCGCCTTCCGGAAAAAAGACTTTGTATCGTTCTTTGCTGACCATGCCGACAGCCGGAAAATTGTGTTCAGCTGCATTGGCAACATCACACTCGAAGAAGTGGAGCAGCTTGTAAAAAAATACCTGGAGCCCAAGCCCCGTCTCAAGGCCAGCGCCACGCGCAAGAAATTCACGAAATACAAACAAGGGGAGAACAACCTGAAGCGCGGCGTGAAGCAAACCCGTTGTGCCCTCGGGCGAACGGCCTATCCACTGCTAAACGAAAAACGCATACCCCTTTATTTGATGACCAATATTTTGGGCGGACCGGGAATGAACTCCCGCCTGAACTTGTCGGTGCGCGAAAAACATGGGCTGGTCTATTCCATCGACGCGCAATACCTGGCTTATGCCGACACCGGCATGTTTGCGATCTACTTTGGCACAGAACCCAAACAAGCAAAAAAATGCCTCACTTTGGTGCGCCGCGAGATGGACAAGCTGTGCGACAAGAAACTGAGCGCCCGCGAGCTGGCGTCGGCCAAGGAGCAGATCAAGGGCCAACTGGCCATGTCTGAAGAAAACAACCTGGGGTTGATGATCATGATGGGACGAGCCGTCATAGATCTCGACAGAGTGCCGCCTTTGCAGGAGACGTTCGACAAGATCGAGGCGGTGGATGCGTTAACCTTGCAGACCGTAGCCCAGGAGACCTTTGACCCGCGTCACCTGAGCTACCTCACCATGGAGCCCGATCTGAAGTAA